The following proteins are co-located in the Desulfatitalea tepidiphila genome:
- a CDS encoding tetrathionate reductase family octaheme c-type cytochrome, which translates to MKPSLRSLAVVPATLLLFMIIVLCLPPAYAATEPAQDQAPGRTMAQQATKEKNLWITVDHSRIEALQKDFRSGLEVTQACLSCHTEAADQIHKTIHWTWQAYQTEDGSVHGKGGDSINNFCISANKMQDKGCLSCHPGWGNETKTINCLNCHSNKTMNWVEAFEDLSAFADSDDPGEKEIADELRTNLLASVQAVVRPQRQNCGECHFKGGGGDGVKHGDLDTSLTNPNKALDVHMAVEGRNFECTRCHTTILHNIAGRVYTKPAATDRKSLIDDDLAPKITCESCHTSKPHAADSKANDHTDKVACQSCHIPKFARVNPTKMSWDWSQAGKTKDGKPYKTQDEFGKDSYLSIKGQMRWDKNVQPEYFWYNGSISSVTVKDKIDPGTVVQVSHPVGSRDDANARIFPFKVHEGRQPYDKVHKTLLGPMLSGPDGYWKTLDWQHAISKGQEALQVPYSGEFDFVDTTYVFPITHMVAPKGQAVSCEECHVRTDGRLAKLTGFYMPGRDRFSPLDAMGWIVVLGSLVGVCLHGLTRMFTGGRKEDK; encoded by the coding sequence ATGAAGCCAAGTCTGAGGAGCCTTGCCGTTGTGCCCGCAACACTGCTCCTTTTCATGATCATCGTGCTTTGCTTGCCTCCGGCCTACGCTGCAACCGAACCGGCCCAGGACCAGGCGCCGGGCCGGACCATGGCGCAGCAGGCCACCAAAGAGAAGAATCTCTGGATTACGGTCGACCATTCCCGCATCGAGGCGCTTCAAAAGGACTTCCGTTCGGGACTGGAAGTGACTCAGGCGTGCCTCTCCTGCCATACAGAGGCCGCCGACCAGATCCACAAGACCATCCACTGGACCTGGCAAGCCTACCAGACCGAGGATGGCAGCGTCCACGGCAAAGGCGGCGACTCGATTAACAACTTCTGCATCTCGGCCAACAAGATGCAGGACAAAGGATGCCTGAGCTGCCATCCGGGCTGGGGTAATGAAACCAAAACCATCAACTGCCTGAACTGCCACAGCAACAAGACGATGAATTGGGTCGAGGCGTTCGAGGACCTCTCCGCTTTCGCCGATTCCGACGATCCTGGGGAAAAGGAGATTGCCGATGAACTGCGCACCAATCTTCTGGCGTCGGTTCAGGCCGTGGTCCGGCCCCAGCGCCAGAACTGCGGCGAGTGCCATTTCAAAGGCGGGGGCGGCGACGGCGTAAAACACGGAGACCTGGACACCTCCTTGACCAATCCCAACAAAGCCCTCGATGTCCACATGGCGGTGGAAGGCCGCAATTTCGAGTGCACGCGCTGCCACACCACCATTCTGCACAACATCGCCGGCCGGGTTTACACCAAGCCGGCGGCAACGGATCGCAAGAGCCTGATCGACGATGACCTGGCGCCTAAGATTACCTGCGAATCGTGCCATACCAGCAAGCCGCATGCGGCCGACTCCAAAGCCAACGATCATACGGACAAGGTGGCCTGCCAGAGCTGTCACATCCCCAAGTTCGCCCGGGTGAATCCCACCAAGATGTCCTGGGACTGGTCCCAGGCCGGCAAGACCAAGGATGGCAAGCCTTACAAGACCCAGGACGAATTCGGCAAGGACAGCTACCTGTCGATCAAGGGGCAGATGCGCTGGGACAAGAACGTTCAGCCGGAATACTTCTGGTACAACGGCTCCATCAGCAGCGTGACGGTAAAGGACAAGATCGATCCCGGCACGGTGGTTCAGGTGAGCCACCCGGTTGGCTCCCGTGACGATGCCAACGCGCGCATCTTTCCCTTCAAGGTGCACGAAGGCCGGCAGCCATACGACAAAGTCCATAAGACGCTGTTGGGCCCTATGCTTTCCGGTCCTGACGGCTATTGGAAGACCCTGGACTGGCAGCACGCCATTTCGAAGGGGCAGGAGGCCCTGCAGGTTCCCTATTCCGGTGAATTCGATTTCGTGGATACCACCTATGTCTTCCCCATCACCCACATGGTGGCCCCCAAGGGGCAGGCCGTTTCGTGCGAGGAGTGCCACGTGCGCACGGACGGCCGGCTGGCCAAGCTGACCGGCTTTTACATGCCCGGCCGCGATCGCTTCTCGCCGCTGGACGCCATGGGATGGATCGTGGTGCTGGGCAGCCTGGTGGGAGTCTGTCTGCATGGACTGACCCGCATGTTCACCGGCGGCAGGAAGGAGGACAAGTAG
- a CDS encoding DUF3373 family protein has product MRLHLRGWTRAVVTITGILFLLGMTLPTAGIAQDDVDALQKKLDQMTREMEAVRKKIDEMEKKSQEKEEAIDEIDDRLNKAELHTATDKLSFGVELRTRGDSLHYTDIQMAPAALTNMFFADYPAGFNGATLAQAQAAMAAMAAGGMIPPTEKYDADNDIILTNKFRLNMFAKVSDELSFTGRLAAYKVFGDSTEVKVNQGSLGDVTLDGNTSSLPHGDTIRLERAYFNYKFDLGPVPTNFSLGRRPSTEGPPLEYQNYSLEGGSPLATIINWQFDGASYTMGLEDLTGIPGAAFKLCYGVGFEGDWGNTYALNAQQPDVDDVHMFGFIADLFNNGSTSAVLNYAHAWDITDGFTGLSVMPFIVSKSGDQYFFTPNSGGYISRLQPSTEIGDWDALSLLLRTNLSERFDKDIDLFLSGSWSHTSPSRTSTNPYYELMGMGLLNSNGELESRDGYMVYLGAVFPMPWRGRFGVEYNYGTKYWFNFTGAEDSLVGSKLAVRGHVYEAYWHQPIYKEYFFATLGGRYYDYEYSGSGNPLGKPVKIDDLTSLNALTPVIDEVWDVYLSLTLRY; this is encoded by the coding sequence ATGAGATTGCATTTGAGGGGGTGGACAAGGGCGGTTGTCACCATTACCGGAATTTTGTTCCTCTTGGGCATGACGCTGCCCACCGCCGGCATCGCCCAGGACGATGTCGATGCGCTGCAGAAAAAGCTGGACCAGATGACCCGTGAGATGGAAGCGGTTCGCAAAAAGATCGACGAGATGGAGAAAAAGAGTCAGGAAAAAGAAGAGGCGATCGACGAGATCGACGACCGCCTCAACAAGGCGGAGCTGCATACGGCCACCGACAAGCTCTCCTTCGGTGTCGAGCTCAGGACCCGGGGCGACAGCCTGCACTATACCGATATTCAGATGGCCCCGGCCGCATTGACAAATATGTTTTTCGCTGATTATCCAGCCGGATTCAACGGCGCCACCCTGGCCCAGGCCCAGGCCGCCATGGCCGCCATGGCCGCCGGCGGCATGATTCCTCCCACCGAGAAGTACGACGCGGACAACGACATCATCCTCACCAACAAGTTCCGCCTCAACATGTTCGCCAAAGTGAGCGACGAGCTGAGTTTCACCGGCCGCCTGGCCGCATACAAGGTGTTCGGCGACAGTACCGAGGTGAAGGTGAACCAGGGCAGCCTGGGGGATGTGACCCTGGACGGCAACACCTCCAGTCTGCCGCACGGCGACACCATCCGCCTGGAGCGCGCCTATTTCAACTACAAATTCGATCTCGGGCCCGTGCCCACCAACTTTTCGCTGGGCCGGCGCCCTTCGACGGAGGGCCCGCCGCTCGAATACCAGAACTACTCTCTTGAGGGCGGATCGCCGCTGGCCACGATCATCAACTGGCAGTTCGACGGTGCCTCCTATACCATGGGGCTTGAAGATCTCACCGGGATACCCGGAGCGGCATTCAAATTGTGTTACGGTGTGGGATTCGAAGGCGATTGGGGCAACACTTACGCCCTGAATGCCCAGCAACCCGATGTGGACGATGTGCACATGTTCGGTTTTATCGCCGACCTGTTCAACAACGGCTCTACGAGCGCCGTGCTCAACTACGCCCACGCCTGGGACATCACCGACGGCTTCACCGGTCTGAGCGTCATGCCCTTCATCGTGAGCAAGAGCGGCGATCAGTACTTTTTTACGCCCAACAGTGGAGGCTATATCAGCCGCCTGCAACCCTCCACCGAGATCGGCGACTGGGATGCGCTTTCCCTGCTGCTGCGCACCAATCTGTCCGAACGCTTCGACAAGGACATCGACCTGTTCCTGTCCGGATCCTGGAGCCATACCAGCCCCTCGCGGACGTCAACGAACCCCTACTATGAACTCATGGGCATGGGGCTGCTCAATTCCAATGGGGAATTGGAGTCCCGCGACGGCTATATGGTCTATTTGGGAGCCGTATTCCCCATGCCGTGGCGCGGCCGCTTCGGAGTGGAATACAATTACGGCACCAAATACTGGTTCAACTTCACCGGTGCGGAAGATTCCCTGGTAGGCAGCAAGCTGGCTGTGCGCGGTCACGTCTATGAGGCTTACTGGCACCAGCCGATTTACAAGGAATACTTCTTTGCAACCCTGGGCGGACGCTACTACGACTATGAATACAGCGGCAGCGGCAATCCTTTAGGCAAACCGGTCAAAATCGATGATCTCACTTCCCTGAACGCATTGACGCCGGTCATCGATGAAGTGTGGGATGTCTACTTATCGCTCACCTTGCGCTATTGA
- a CDS encoding DsrE family protein gives MADHLGILVSSDRHLDYVVHMTRAAHAKGKQISLFFTGRGVLLTLAPQFGELVAKARLAVCDISFREYGLPDRMAEIPGVERVEFTTQARHAQILSESDRYLVF, from the coding sequence ATGGCAGATCATCTGGGGATTCTCGTCAGCTCGGATCGTCATCTGGACTATGTGGTCCATATGACCAGGGCCGCCCATGCCAAGGGCAAGCAGATCAGCCTCTTTTTTACGGGCAGGGGAGTGCTGCTGACGTTGGCCCCCCAGTTCGGCGAGTTGGTCGCCAAAGCCAGGCTGGCCGTTTGTGACATCAGCTTCAGAGAATACGGTTTGCCGGACCGAATGGCTGAGATTCCCGGCGTGGAGCGAGTGGAATTCACAACACAGGCCAGACATGCGCAGATCCTTTCGGAATCCGATCGTTACCTGGTGTTCTGA
- a CDS encoding rhodanese-like domain-containing protein: MKANRIFSMLLIVALAGALLSGCAGHQAAAPAESAFKPFHDVVDMAFVEQHVTIPMAENVMLIDSRPYKPKYIEGHIPMAVSIPDSQFAKMTDKLPADKNALLIFYCGGLKCALSHKSAAKAEALGYKNVKVFAEGYPKWMSVKSHYPSVSAEWVKSQMDKGTDMVLVDSRPKRKQYDQGHIPSAISIPDMQFDEHKGQLPPDKNKLLVFYCGGLHCTLSHKSAAKAITMGYTNVKVFAEGYPAWVAYAGKPAATAKTTAVKAGQEEGSIDHDEFRRILAEAPESILLVDVRDAEEYKRGTLKSAINIPVDELEGKIKTLPSDKPVVFICGTGARSGESFYMVQDLRPELKNVYYLDGELTIGKDGSYTIKKPQ; the protein is encoded by the coding sequence ATGAAGGCGAACCGTATTTTTTCGATGCTGCTTATCGTTGCGCTTGCGGGCGCTCTTTTATCCGGCTGCGCCGGCCATCAGGCCGCAGCCCCGGCCGAGTCCGCTTTTAAACCTTTCCACGACGTTGTGGACATGGCCTTTGTCGAGCAGCATGTCACCATTCCCATGGCCGAGAACGTGATGCTCATCGACTCGCGTCCCTACAAGCCGAAATATATCGAAGGCCACATTCCCATGGCGGTAAGCATTCCCGACAGCCAGTTCGCCAAGATGACCGACAAGCTGCCGGCCGACAAGAATGCCCTTCTTATTTTCTACTGCGGCGGTTTGAAGTGCGCCCTGAGCCACAAGAGCGCTGCCAAGGCCGAGGCCTTGGGCTATAAAAACGTGAAGGTGTTTGCAGAGGGCTACCCTAAGTGGATGTCGGTCAAGTCGCACTACCCTTCGGTATCGGCCGAATGGGTCAAGAGCCAGATGGACAAAGGAACCGATATGGTGCTCGTGGACTCGCGCCCCAAACGGAAACAATATGACCAGGGGCATATTCCCTCGGCCATCAGCATTCCCGACATGCAGTTCGATGAGCATAAAGGGCAGCTCCCGCCGGACAAGAATAAACTGCTCGTGTTCTACTGCGGCGGCCTGCACTGCACACTGAGCCACAAGAGCGCGGCCAAGGCTATCACCATGGGCTATACCAACGTGAAGGTGTTCGCCGAGGGGTATCCGGCCTGGGTGGCATACGCCGGTAAGCCCGCAGCAACGGCCAAGACCACCGCGGTGAAAGCCGGTCAGGAGGAGGGCAGCATCGACCACGACGAGTTCCGCCGGATCCTTGCCGAGGCGCCCGAATCGATCCTGCTGGTGGATGTCCGCGATGCGGAAGAGTACAAGCGGGGCACATTGAAGTCGGCCATCAACATTCCCGTGGATGAACTGGAAGGTAAAATCAAGACCCTGCCGAGCGATAAACCGGTCGTCTTCATCTGCGGCACCGGCGCCCGCAGCGGTGAATCTTTCTACATGGTTCAAGACTTGCGTCCGGAGCTCAAAAACGTATATTATCTGGATGGCGAATTGACCATCGGCAAGGATGGCAGCTACACCATCAAAAAGCCGCAATAG
- a CDS encoding cytochrome b/b6 domain-containing protein, producing the protein MERVKKINMYLYTRYERFWHWLQMLLIVLLLVTGLEVHGSFMLLGFERAVEIHNFAGITWLIAFSFFIFWIFTTGEWRQYIPTTRKMFQVIRYYSYGIFRGESHPVPKRKEAKHNPLQRLVYLSLAAFLLPVQMVSGLLYWLYNDWQAWGLTGLSLNPVVLIHTAGAFAIFSFIIVHVYMTTTGHTVSAHVRAMITGWEEVEEGEVQEWEKSVRRTPAPR; encoded by the coding sequence ATGGAACGCGTCAAAAAAATCAATATGTACCTGTATACCCGTTACGAGCGCTTCTGGCACTGGCTTCAGATGCTGCTCATCGTTCTGCTGTTGGTGACCGGACTGGAGGTGCACGGCAGTTTCATGCTCCTCGGTTTTGAAAGGGCCGTGGAAATACACAACTTCGCCGGGATCACCTGGCTTATCGCCTTTTCCTTTTTCATCTTCTGGATTTTCACCACGGGTGAATGGCGTCAATACATCCCCACGACCCGCAAGATGTTCCAGGTGATTCGGTATTACAGCTACGGCATCTTCAGGGGCGAAAGCCACCCGGTACCCAAACGCAAGGAGGCCAAGCACAACCCTCTCCAGCGATTGGTCTACCTCTCCCTGGCGGCTTTTTTACTGCCCGTTCAGATGGTGTCTGGTTTGCTCTACTGGCTGTACAACGACTGGCAGGCCTGGGGACTAACCGGTCTTTCCCTGAATCCGGTGGTTCTGATCCACACTGCCGGGGCCTTCGCCATCTTTTCCTTCATCATCGTACACGTCTATATGACCACCACCGGCCACACGGTTAGCGCTCACGTGCGTGCCATGATCACCGGCTGGGAAGAGGTGGAGGAGGGTGAGGTGCAAGAGTGGGAAAAGTCCGTTAGGCGCACACCGGCTCCAAGATAG
- a CDS encoding TRAP transporter small permease has protein sequence MQKPEPIRLDYWIVAILLMAMALIAFVNVLSRYFVNFSIGATEEITINLFVWMTVVGTGIAFERGAHLGMVTFFNLFPREMRRRLVVFSALLGALLFILVCGYMIQAIYDEITFFKATSASLGIPVWLYYAGVPLFSIFVFRGIYRGAVNRLAEMDREAA, from the coding sequence GTGCAAAAGCCCGAACCGATTCGCCTGGACTACTGGATCGTGGCGATTCTGCTCATGGCCATGGCCCTGATCGCCTTCGTCAATGTGCTGAGCCGCTATTTCGTCAACTTCTCCATCGGCGCCACCGAAGAGATCACCATCAACCTCTTCGTCTGGATGACGGTGGTGGGCACGGGCATCGCCTTTGAACGGGGCGCGCACCTGGGCATGGTCACCTTCTTCAATCTCTTTCCCCGGGAAATGCGACGTCGGCTGGTGGTCTTCAGCGCGCTGCTGGGCGCCCTGCTCTTCATCCTGGTCTGCGGCTACATGATCCAGGCCATCTACGACGAGATCACCTTTTTCAAGGCCACCAGTGCATCGCTGGGCATACCCGTCTGGCTCTATTACGCCGGCGTACCGCTCTTCTCGATCTTCGTCTTCAGGGGCATCTACCGGGGCGCTGTCAATCGGTTGGCCGAAATGGACCGGGAGGCGGCCTGA
- a CDS encoding DctP family TRAP transporter solute-binding subunit gives MTSSDAWTGVRKVFAWACVVLAGIFSMAPAGSGADFKREYKLQVNVGPSFYWGIGASKFADLVKEKTGGRIHIKPYFGSSLLKGAQLNCAQMVAKGVIDCAYESTINISPVIGEANVFHLPFFINSFDNLDKMKAGQSGRAVFDAMTQKGLQPLAWAENGFRQVTNSKRPIQTPEDLKGLRIRVVGNPLFMETFRQLGADPVNMNWGDAQTAFQQGVVDGQENPVGVLVPVQIWQYHQYATMWNYLVDPLVIYWNQKQWQAFPADIQKAILEAAEASGRFEIALCRAGLDGEKSIGILKKEFNYEMEVPNPVQFMESKGMTVTFLDDGQVKAFAEATRPVLEKWTQEIGADLVAKAKADMAR, from the coding sequence ATGACATCATCAGATGCTTGGACAGGTGTACGAAAAGTGTTTGCATGGGCATGCGTGGTCCTGGCGGGCATTTTCTCCATGGCACCGGCGGGCAGCGGCGCCGACTTCAAAAGGGAATACAAGCTGCAGGTCAATGTGGGCCCATCCTTTTACTGGGGAATTGGCGCGAGCAAGTTCGCCGACCTGGTCAAGGAGAAAACCGGGGGCCGGATCCATATCAAACCCTATTTCGGCAGCTCGCTGCTCAAGGGGGCCCAACTCAACTGCGCCCAGATGGTGGCCAAGGGGGTCATCGACTGCGCCTACGAATCGACCATCAACATCTCACCGGTGATCGGCGAAGCCAATGTGTTCCATCTGCCGTTTTTCATCAACTCCTTCGACAACCTGGACAAAATGAAGGCCGGCCAGTCCGGCCGGGCGGTCTTCGACGCCATGACCCAAAAAGGGCTTCAGCCCCTGGCATGGGCGGAAAACGGTTTCCGCCAGGTGACCAACAGCAAGCGCCCCATCCAGACCCCCGAAGATCTCAAGGGCCTGCGGATCCGCGTGGTGGGCAACCCGCTGTTCATGGAAACCTTCCGCCAGCTCGGTGCCGACCCGGTGAACATGAACTGGGGCGATGCCCAGACCGCCTTCCAGCAGGGGGTGGTCGACGGCCAGGAGAATCCGGTCGGCGTGCTGGTGCCTGTGCAGATCTGGCAGTATCATCAATATGCCACCATGTGGAACTACCTGGTCGACCCGTTGGTGATCTACTGGAACCAGAAGCAGTGGCAGGCCTTCCCGGCCGACATCCAGAAGGCCATTTTGGAAGCGGCCGAGGCATCGGGGCGTTTTGAAATCGCTCTCTGCCGGGCCGGCCTGGACGGAGAGAAATCGATCGGCATTCTCAAAAAGGAATTCAACTACGAGATGGAGGTACCCAATCCCGTTCAATTCATGGAATCCAAGGGCATGACCGTCACTTTCCTCGACGACGGCCAGGTCAAAGCGTTTGCCGAAGCCACCCGTCCGGTCTTGGAAAAATGGACCCAGGAGATCGGCGCCGACCTGGTGGCCAAGGCAAAAGCCGATATGGCCCGGTGA
- a CDS encoding methyl-accepting chemotaxis protein, whose product MKKLKINTIRNKILVPIIGLIVVGMGLTAAVSYFRSSQALEEVLTQNLNQHADSIATILQSWIKDRKLDLTTWSEQQLYASAVKDTFMGKAARKSADIQLAKLKEQYGYYEDINLADTAGNIVASSNTELPGKFKVDDRDYFQAAMKGTLGIGEVTRSRQTGQPVFALAAPIEEKGAVIGVVFSVVDVSAFNKAFVDTIKVGQSGYAFMYKQDGVVIAHPEKANILKLDLNDFDFGKKMLAGKSGMLEYTFEGVTKRTAYKPIEGLGWTVVVGVPTDEFMAAAYELGRLNLIITGVVLLVATILIFMVVNTIAVKLNQVVHGLQDAAEGEGDLTKRLAVKSHDEVGELARWFNAFVEKIQGIVREMAQHAARINDASGSLAGISEQMNAGAEQTSAKATTVAAASEEMSANITSVAAAMEQAASNINVVAAATEEMTATIREIGQSTEKARNITEEAVGQTAKASEQVGELGSAAQEIGKVVEAITDISEQVNLLALNATIEAARAGEAGKGFAVVANEIKELARQTSEATLAIKQRVESIQRSTGGTVAEIENITRVVKSVNEVVTTIASAVEEQSTTTGEIAGNIAQASQGIGEVSENIAQSSSVASDIAGDIAEVTQAAGEMSNSSSQVNLSSGELAKLAEELNALVNRFKV is encoded by the coding sequence ATGAAAAAATTGAAGATCAATACCATTAGAAACAAGATCCTGGTGCCCATTATCGGATTGATCGTTGTCGGGATGGGACTGACTGCAGCCGTTTCCTATTTCCGATCGAGCCAGGCGCTCGAGGAGGTTCTGACACAGAATCTCAACCAGCACGCGGATTCAATCGCCACGATTCTGCAATCCTGGATCAAGGACCGCAAGCTCGATTTGACCACGTGGAGCGAGCAGCAGCTTTACGCCAGCGCGGTCAAGGACACATTCATGGGCAAGGCCGCCAGAAAATCGGCCGACATCCAGCTGGCGAAACTGAAGGAGCAATACGGCTACTACGAGGACATCAACCTGGCCGACACCGCCGGCAACATCGTGGCCTCTTCGAACACGGAACTTCCAGGCAAATTCAAGGTCGATGACCGGGATTACTTTCAGGCGGCCATGAAGGGCACGTTGGGGATCGGCGAGGTGACCCGCAGCCGCCAGACCGGACAACCGGTTTTTGCATTGGCGGCACCGATCGAGGAGAAGGGGGCCGTCATCGGTGTGGTGTTCAGCGTCGTGGACGTGTCGGCCTTCAACAAGGCCTTCGTGGATACGATCAAGGTCGGTCAAAGCGGGTACGCCTTTATGTACAAGCAGGACGGTGTCGTCATTGCCCACCCCGAAAAGGCCAATATCCTCAAACTCGATTTGAACGATTTCGATTTCGGCAAAAAAATGCTGGCCGGCAAATCGGGTATGCTCGAGTACACATTCGAGGGCGTCACCAAGCGAACCGCGTATAAACCCATCGAGGGGTTGGGGTGGACCGTCGTCGTGGGTGTGCCCACCGATGAGTTCATGGCCGCTGCATACGAATTGGGCCGTTTGAATCTCATCATCACCGGGGTGGTCCTCCTGGTGGCCACGATTTTGATTTTCATGGTGGTCAACACGATTGCCGTAAAACTCAACCAGGTCGTCCATGGGTTGCAGGACGCGGCCGAAGGGGAGGGTGATCTGACCAAGAGGCTGGCGGTCAAGAGCCATGATGAGGTGGGCGAGTTGGCCCGCTGGTTCAATGCCTTCGTTGAAAAGATTCAGGGCATCGTCCGCGAAATGGCCCAGCACGCCGCACGAATCAATGACGCGTCCGGCAGTCTGGCCGGTATTTCCGAGCAGATGAATGCCGGCGCCGAGCAGACTTCCGCCAAGGCCACCACAGTGGCCGCCGCCAGCGAGGAGATGAGCGCCAACATCACATCGGTCGCCGCCGCCATGGAGCAGGCCGCCAGCAACATCAATGTGGTGGCGGCCGCCACGGAAGAGATGACGGCCACCATTCGGGAGATCGGTCAGAGCACCGAAAAGGCCCGCAATATAACGGAAGAGGCGGTCGGACAGACGGCCAAGGCTTCGGAACAGGTCGGCGAGTTGGGCAGCGCCGCCCAGGAGATCGGCAAGGTGGTCGAGGCCATCACCGACATCTCCGAGCAGGTCAATCTGCTGGCCCTCAATGCCACCATCGAAGCCGCCCGGGCCGGTGAGGCCGGCAAGGGGTTTGCCGTCGTGGCCAATGAGATCAAGGAACTGGCCCGCCAGACATCGGAGGCGACGCTGGCGATCAAACAGCGTGTGGAGAGCATTCAGCGTTCAACCGGAGGCACCGTTGCCGAGATTGAAAACATCACCCGGGTAGTCAAAAGCGTCAACGAAGTGGTCACCACCATCGCCAGCGCCGTGGAGGAGCAGTCCACCACCACGGGTGAGATCGCCGGCAACATCGCCCAGGCCTCCCAGGGCATCGGTGAAGTCAGCGAAAACATCGCCCAGAGTTCGTCGGTGGCCTCGGATATCGCCGGAGATATCGCCGAGGTGACCCAGGCGGCCGGAGAGATGTCCAACAGCAGCTCTCAGGTCAATTTGAGTTCCGGCGAGTTGGCCAAGTTGGCCGAAGAGCTCAATGCCCTGGTGAACCGTTTCAAGGTGTGA
- a CDS encoding TRAP transporter large permease has product MEIALISSVFLVLMVLGVPIGISLGVAGVVTIYQFDLGIEMLGVNFASGIASFPLLAIPFFVLAGVILDRAGLAATIARFFELLVGKSTGGLAMVAVMTCIFWGALSGSGPATTAAVGMILLAPMIRHGYDKSFAGATIANASDLSIIIPPSIAFIIYGNITSVSVSALFMAGVVPGLLTGAGTVLVAYLISKRRGYCGTEGRGSAGELWQALKKSIWALLAPVVILGGIYSGIFTPTEAAVVAVFYSLFVAVFIYHSIHWRDMIDMLVSAAVTSSVIMFIVVFAGIFTWTASVIGVIDRTAELIVSMSPNAVVMIVLVDLLLLALGMVLDAISISYLLMPILIPVLKAFGIDPVWFGVIFIAALAIGQATPPVGVNLFTAANLIHSDIDVVAKEAIPYVVMDVIVLLILSLLPILSLYLPIKAGLYAP; this is encoded by the coding sequence ATGGAAATTGCACTGATCAGCTCGGTCTTCCTCGTACTCATGGTGCTGGGTGTGCCCATTGGCATCTCCCTGGGAGTGGCCGGGGTGGTGACGATCTACCAGTTCGACCTGGGTATCGAGATGCTGGGGGTCAACTTCGCTTCGGGCATCGCCTCGTTTCCGCTGCTGGCCATTCCTTTTTTTGTACTGGCCGGCGTGATTCTCGACCGCGCCGGTCTGGCGGCCACCATCGCCCGCTTTTTTGAACTGCTCGTCGGCAAAAGCACGGGCGGGCTGGCCATGGTGGCGGTGATGACCTGCATCTTCTGGGGGGCGCTTTCCGGATCGGGCCCGGCCACCACGGCGGCGGTGGGCATGATCCTGCTGGCCCCCATGATCCGGCATGGCTATGACAAAAGCTTTGCCGGGGCCACCATCGCCAACGCCTCGGATCTGTCGATCATCATCCCGCCCAGCATCGCCTTCATCATCTATGGCAACATCACCAGCGTATCGGTCAGTGCGCTGTTTATGGCCGGCGTGGTCCCCGGATTGCTCACCGGTGCCGGTACGGTGCTGGTGGCCTACCTGATATCCAAGCGGCGAGGCTATTGCGGCACCGAAGGCCGCGGCAGTGCCGGCGAACTTTGGCAGGCCTTGAAAAAGTCGATCTGGGCCCTGCTGGCGCCGGTGGTCATCCTGGGCGGAATCTACTCGGGCATCTTCACGCCCACCGAGGCGGCCGTGGTGGCCGTCTTTTACAGCCTCTTCGTGGCCGTCTTCATCTACCACTCGATCCACTGGCGCGACATGATCGACATGCTGGTCAGTGCGGCGGTCACCAGTTCGGTGATCATGTTCATCGTGGTCTTTGCCGGCATCTTCACCTGGACGGCCTCGGTCATCGGTGTGATCGACCGGACGGCCGAACTGATCGTGAGCATGTCTCCCAACGCCGTGGTGATGATCGTTCTGGTGGACCTGCTGCTGCTGGCCCTGGGCATGGTGCTCGACGCCATCAGCATCTCCTATCTGCTGATGCCCATCCTGATCCCGGTGCTCAAGGCCTTTGGCATCGATCCGGTCTGGTTCGGGGTGATCTTCATCGCCGCCCTGGCCATCGGCCAGGCCACGCCGCCGGTGGGCGTCAACCTGTTCACCGCGGCCAACCTGATCCACAGCGACATCGACGTGGTGGCCAAGGAGGCCATACCGTACGTGGTCATGGACGTCATCGTACTGCTGATCCTCTCCCTGCTGCCGATTTTGTCCCTCTATCTGCCGATCAAGGCCGGGTTGTACGCACCATGA